One Phaseolus vulgaris cultivar G19833 chromosome 4, P. vulgaris v2.0, whole genome shotgun sequence DNA window includes the following coding sequences:
- the LOC137836444 gene encoding abscisic acid 8'-hydroxylase 3-like yields MELISLLLSLILSVLVLSVLLLYQTRSPKAMEGIPGSLGWPIVGESFSFLSDFSSPSGIFSFMKKRQKRYGMVFKSFVLGRFTIFMTGREASKILLTGKDGIVSLNLFYTGQQVLGPTSLLQTTGEAHKRLRRLIGEPLSIDGLKKYFHFINTQAMQTLDQWEGRKILVLEEASTFTLKVIGHMIMSLEPSGEEQEKFRSNFKIISSSFASLPFKLPGTAFHRGIKARDRMYEMLDSTILRRRNGQDFQQDFLGSLVRKHSKEDGEEDENKLTDKQLKDNILTLLVAGHDTTTAALTWLLKFLGENPIVLEQLREEHRQIVARRESGTDLTWAEVNNMPYTVKVISETLRRATILPWFSRKASQDFQIEGYKIKKGWSINLDVVSIHHDPEVFPDPEKFDPSRFDEPLRPFSFLGFGSGPRMCPGMNLAKLEICVFIHHLVNRYKWRPLENESSVQPTLVRMPKNKYPIIVEAL; encoded by the exons ATGGAGCTCATCAGTTTGCTGCTCTCACTAATCCTTTCCGTATTAGTGTTATCAGTGCTCTTGTTGTATCAAACTCGTTCTCCTAAAGCAATGGAAGGCATCCCTGGCAGCCTTGGTTGGCCAATTGTGGGGGAGAGCTTCTCCTTCCTCTCTGACTTTTCAAGTCCCTCTGGAATCTTTAGCTTCATGAAGAAGAGGCAAAAGAG ATATGGAATGGTTTTTAAGAGCTTTGTCTTAGGGAGGTTTACTATTTTCATGACTGGGAGGGAAGCAAGTAAGATATTGTTAACTGGCAAGGATGGTATTGTGAGTTTGAATCTGTTTTACACTGGCCAGCAAGTTCTGGGCCCCACCAGCTTGCTGCAAACCACAGGAGAAGCACACAAAAGGCTAAGAAGGCTGATTGGTGAACCTTTATCGATTGATGGACTGAAAAAATATTTCCATTTTATCAATACTCAGGCAATGCAAACATTAGATCAATGGGAAGGAAGGAAAATCTTGGTTCTTGAGGAGGCTTCTACA TTTACTTTAAAAGTGATTGGACATATGATCATGAGTTTAGAGCCTTCTGGGGAGGAGCAAGAAAAGTTTAGGTCaaattttaagattatttctTCCTCATTTGCCTCATTGCCTTTTAAACTTCCAGGAACAGCTTTTCATCGTGGCATCAAG GCTCGAGATAGGATGTATGAGATGTTGGATTCTACAATTTTGCGGAGGAGAAATGGCCAGGACTTTCAACAGGATTTCTTAGGATCCTTAGTTAGGAAACACAGCAAAGAAGATGGAGAAGAGGATGAAAATAAACTCACAGATAAACAATTAAAGGATAATATATTAACTCTGTTGGTTGCAGGCCATGATACCACAACTGCTGCTCTTACATGGCTCCTTAAATTTCTTGGTGAGAATCCGATTGTTTTGGAACAATTAAGA GAGGAACATAGACAAATTGTGGCCAGAAGAGAAAGTGGAACAGATCTTACCTGGGCAGAAGTTAATAACATGCCCTACACAGTCAAA GTCATCAGTGAAACTCTTCGAAGAGCCACGATACTACCTTGGTTTTCTAGAAAGGCATCCCAGGATTTTCAAATTGAAG gttataaaattaagaaaggtTGGTCCATCAACCTAGATGTTGTTTCCATACACCATGACCCAGAAGTTTTCCCAGATCCTGAAAAGTTTGATCCCTCTAGATTTGAT GAACCCTTGAGGCCTTTCAGTTTTCTTGGATTTGGAAGTGGACCACGTATGTGTCCTGGAATGAACCTTGCCAAGCTTGAAATCTGTGTCTTCATCCATCACCTTGTCAACAGATACAA GTGGAGACCTCTGGAGAATGAAAGTTCTGTCCAACCAACGCTTGTAAGGATGCCAAAGAACAAGTATCCTATAATAGTTGAGGCACTATAA